In Williamwhitmania taraxaci, one DNA window encodes the following:
- a CDS encoding [Fe-Fe] hydrogenase large subunit C-terminal domain-containing protein produces the protein MSISDRHKDLVYTIKELCRVCYTCVRECPAKAIKINNGQAEVLSNRCIGCGNCIKVCSQDAKVFQQSRIEVRDLLKSAHRVVAIIAPSFPASFPDIVDYKYFVGMVRSLGFDHVCEVAFGADLVALRYKQYLEEKSAVGFISSDCPAIVDYIRYYHPQLVDNLVPVVSPMVAMAKVVKELYGSDVKVVFVGPCIAKKNESFEVDEVITFRELHIMFDTDGITAESVMPSDFDPPKAGRGAIFPITRGLIQTVNISDDIFEGNVIVADGRVDFQQAIKEFESGNIKNVNLELLCCEGCIMGPGMPPGGSPFERRTHISSYVRNKLANEADMAQWNSNIETFSALDLSITFTAFDQRTIPPQNDEVEKVLASMGKFTTRDHLNCGACGYDTCLEHAVAIVEGLAEVEMCLPYSIEELHSTIKNLAVSNEKLATMQQALKQNEKLAHMGQLSAGIAHELNNPLGVLIMYSNILLDECSTDDPNRQDLELIATQAERCKKIVGGLLNFARKNQVRFDEVDLEKLVDDSLNSVVIPASIAARVVNKAENSKALLDYDQMMQVLTNLNKNAIEAMPQGGTLEIVIEDTPEVVIFRIKDSGMGIERENVEKLFTPFFTTKALGKGTGLGLATSYGIVKMHKGKIEVKSNADKEKGPTGTTFSVILPRKP, from the coding sequence ATGAGCATTTCCGACCGACATAAAGATTTAGTTTATACCATTAAGGAACTCTGCCGGGTTTGCTATACCTGTGTAAGAGAGTGCCCTGCCAAGGCCATTAAAATAAACAACGGTCAGGCCGAGGTTCTTTCCAACAGGTGCATTGGATGTGGCAATTGCATAAAGGTTTGTAGCCAAGATGCCAAGGTTTTTCAACAGTCGCGGATTGAGGTTCGGGATTTGCTTAAATCGGCTCATCGAGTGGTCGCCATTATTGCCCCCAGTTTTCCGGCTAGCTTCCCCGACATCGTTGACTATAAATACTTTGTTGGGATGGTTCGATCGCTTGGATTCGACCATGTGTGCGAGGTTGCCTTTGGAGCCGATTTGGTGGCTCTTCGCTACAAGCAATACCTCGAGGAGAAATCAGCTGTAGGCTTTATCTCTTCCGATTGCCCAGCCATTGTGGATTATATCCGGTATTACCATCCCCAATTGGTGGATAACCTTGTGCCGGTTGTATCGCCCATGGTGGCAATGGCAAAGGTGGTTAAGGAATTGTATGGTTCGGATGTGAAAGTTGTTTTTGTGGGTCCGTGTATCGCCAAGAAAAATGAGTCGTTTGAGGTGGATGAGGTTATCACTTTTCGGGAACTTCACATCATGTTCGATACCGATGGGATTACTGCGGAGTCGGTGATGCCATCAGATTTTGACCCACCGAAGGCGGGTAGGGGGGCCATTTTTCCTATCACTAGAGGTTTAATTCAAACGGTAAATATTTCGGACGATATATTTGAAGGCAACGTTATTGTGGCCGATGGCCGAGTTGATTTTCAACAGGCCATTAAGGAGTTTGAAAGCGGCAATATTAAGAATGTGAACTTAGAATTGCTTTGCTGCGAGGGCTGTATTATGGGCCCTGGAATGCCTCCTGGCGGTTCTCCCTTCGAGCGGAGAACACATATTAGCAGCTATGTGCGAAATAAGTTAGCCAACGAAGCCGATATGGCCCAGTGGAACTCCAATATCGAAACTTTCTCTGCCCTCGATCTCTCCATCACGTTTACTGCGTTCGATCAAAGAACCATTCCGCCGCAAAACGACGAGGTTGAGAAGGTGCTGGCCTCCATGGGGAAGTTTACCACACGCGATCACCTTAACTGTGGCGCTTGCGGTTATGATACCTGTCTTGAGCATGCCGTTGCCATTGTGGAAGGCCTAGCTGAAGTGGAGATGTGTTTGCCATATTCCATTGAAGAGCTGCACTCTACCATAAAGAATTTGGCCGTTTCGAACGAGAAGCTGGCCACCATGCAGCAAGCCTTAAAGCAAAACGAGAAGTTAGCACACATGGGGCAACTGAGTGCCGGAATTGCCCACGAACTCAACAATCCGTTAGGGGTGCTAATAATGTATAGTAACATTTTGCTCGATGAGTGCAGCACCGACGATCCCAACCGTCAGGATTTGGAACTTATTGCAACTCAAGCTGAGCGCTGCAAGAAGATTGTTGGGGGATTGCTGAATTTTGCTCGCAAAAACCAAGTGCGATTTGATGAGGTTGATTTGGAGAAATTGGTGGACGATAGCCTAAACTCAGTAGTTATTCCCGCATCTATTGCCGCTCGGGTGGTGAATAAGGCCGAAAACTCAAAGGCACTGCTCGATTACGATCAAATGATGCAGGTTTTAACTAACTTGAACAAAAATGCCATAGAAGCAATGCCTCAAGGTGGAACACTCGAAATTGTAATTGAGGATACGCCGGAAGTTGTAATCTTTCGCATAAAGGATTCCGGGATGGGAATTGAGAGGGAAAACGTTGAAAAACTCTTTACCCCATTTTTCACCACCAAGGCGCTTGGCAAAGGCACTGGGCTGGGGCTGGCAACTTCCTATGGAATTGTAAAAATGCACAAAGGGAAAATCGAAGTTAAATCGAATGCTGATAAGGAAAAGGGCCCCACAGGAACCACTTTCAGCGTTATACTACCAAGGAAACCTTAG